The DNA region GAGCGGCGCGAAGTGCTCGGTGCGCGGGTGGGCCAGCCGGCCGGCCGGGGACTTGTGCTCGAAGTCCAGCAGCGCGTCGATGTCCTGCGCCTGGAGCGCCCGGTTCCCCCAGTCGTCGAACTCCGCCGACCAGCCGGGGGTGCCGCCGCCCACATGCCGCAGGGCGGCCAGGTTGTGGGTGAAGAAGCCGCTGCCGACGATCAGGACGCCCTCGTCGCGCAGCGGCGCGAGCTTGCGCCCGATGTCCATGAGCTTCTGCGGGTCCAGCGTCGGCATGGAGATCTGGAGTACGGGGATGTCGGCGCCCGGGAACATCTCCACGAGCGGGACGTAGGCCCCGTGGTCGAGCCCGCGGTCCGGGATGTCCTGGACCGGCGTACCGGCGCCGCGCAGCAGCTTGCGTACGTTCTCCGCCAGCGCCGGGGCGCCCGGGGCGGCGTACTGCACCTGGTAGTAGTGCTCGGGGAAGCCCCAGAAGTCGTAGACGAGCGGGACCGTCTCCGTGGCCCCGAGGGCCAGCGGGGCCTCCTCCC from Streptomyces sp. NBC_01591 includes:
- a CDS encoding dioxygenase family protein, with product MTVTAERMPALYLSHGAPPLADDPVWPGELAAWSAGLPRPRAILMVSAHWEEAPLALGATETVPLVYDFWGFPEHYYQVQYAAPGAPALAENVRKLLRGAGTPVQDIPDRGLDHGAYVPLVEMFPGADIPVLQISMPTLDPQKLMDIGRKLAPLRDEGVLIVGSGFFTHNLAALRHVGGGTPGWSAEFDDWGNRALQAQDIDALLDFEHKSPAGRLAHPRTEHFAPLFVTLGASEGELDRGRSVIDGFWMGLAKRSVQFG